A DNA window from Ranitomeya imitator isolate aRanImi1 chromosome 2, aRanImi1.pri, whole genome shotgun sequence contains the following coding sequences:
- the LOC138667825 gene encoding killer cell lectin-like receptor subfamily F member 2 has product MGADLLVIKNQEEKGFIERTLQQRVNDTYWIGLHRDGDAWRWVDEEYYNSSLFKFKVQSPESCTLMTKSGYYQDDCNRKYGTICLKNAAKIDLS; this is encoded by the exons ATGGGAGCCGATTTACTGGTCATTAAGAACCAAGAAGAAAAG GGGTTCATAGAGAGAACGCTGCAACAGCGAGTAAATGACACATATTGGATAGGACTTCACCGTGATGGAGATGCATGGAGATGGGTAGATGAAGAATATTATAACAGCAGCTT GTTCAAGTTCAAGGTGCAGTCACCAGAAAGCTGCACATTAATGACTAAATCCGGTTATTATCAGGATGACTGCAATAGAAAATACGGAACAATATGTCTAAAGAACGCTGCAAAGATTGACCTAAGCTAG